A window of Nisaea sediminum genomic DNA:
TCAGGACGACGACCTTCTGGACATTCCGGCCTTCCTGCGCAGGCAGGCTAACTAACCTGGATTTTAGGCCGTTATATCAGACGTTTACGGCGTAATATTCAGTTACAAAGAGTGATTTGAGAGCCCCGGAAGATATTGATACATCTTCTGGGGCTTTCATTATCCAGAGCAATTCCGTGCAGAATTTGCCGTAAAACACAGGCAAATCCTGCGGTTGCAGCAGGAGCATCGTTAAGTGATTTCGCAACAGACCTTGAAGACGAGCATATCCTGCACGGGTGTCGGGTTGCATGGCGGTGTCGACTGCGTAATGACGCTGCACCCCGCGGATGCCGATCACGGCATCGTCTTCAAGCGCACCGATGTCTCCGGCAAGGATCCGCTGGTCCCCGCGCGCTGGGATATGGTCCACGATGCGACCATGTGCACCCGGCTGCAGAACGGCGACGGCGTGAGCGTCTCCACCGTCGAACACCTGATGGCGGCGTTCGCCGGCTGCCGCATCGACAATGCCCTGATCGAAATCGACGGCCCGGAAGTCCCGATCATGGACGGCTCCTCCGAGCCCTTCGTCCTGCTGATCGAATGCGCCGGGATCCGCAAGCTTCCCGCGCCGCGCAAGGCGATCCGGGTCCTGAAGCGGGTTTCCGCCGCGGACGACAAGCGGCATATCGAGCTCAGCCCGGACGATCATTTCTCCGTCAATTTCGAGATCGAGTTCGACAGCGCGGCCATCACCGAGAAGCAGCTCGACGTGAAACTGGTGAACGGCACCTTCAACGAGAAGATCAGCGGCGCGCGGACCTTCGGCTTCATGCAGGATATCGACCGCTTGCGGGCCGCCGGTCTCGGCCGTGGCGGTAATCTGGACAATGTGGTGATCGTCGACGGCGACCGGATCCTCAACGAGGGCGGTCTGCGCTTCAAGGACGAGTTCGTGCGCCACAAGATCCTCGACTGTGTCGGCGACCTCTATCTCGCCGGCGCGCCGATTCTCGGCCGCGTCGATGCCTCGAAATCCGGGCATCTGTTCAACAACAAGCTGCTCCGGGAGCTGTTCGCGGACGAAAGCGCCTGGGAGCTGGTCGAGATGACGCCGGAGATGGCGGCAGCCGACCACGACCATCCGCTGCTTGCCGCGACCGCTTAATTCCTCTATCCGATCACACAGGACGGAGCGTTCGGGCCGACCCGCGTCGGCCGGAAGCTAGCCCCTTGGCTACAGCGCCCCGGGACCGTATTTTCTAAGGGCACATGTCCGGGGAAATCCGATGAAGTTCGCCTATGGAGGTCTGGGTCCGCTGCGGCTGAAACGCCTTGCACTGCTGGCCTGCGCCCTTGCTCTCGTCGCCTGTAGCTCCAAAGAGGAGAAGCTCGAATATGTCGAGCGGCCGGTCGAGGAGCTCTACAACGAGGCGGTCGATACCGCGCTCGACGGCGACTACAAGAAGGCTGCGCCGCTGTTCGACGAGGTGGAGCGCCAGCATCCCTATTCCGTCTGGGCCACCCAGGCCCAGCTGATGGCCGCCTACTCGCTCTACCAGAGCAACAAGTACGACGACGCGATCAGCGCGCTCGACCGCTTCATCCAGCTCAATCCGAGCAACCAGAATGTCGATTATGCCTATTACCTGAAGGGGCTCAGCTACTACGAGCAGATCGTCGATGTCGGGCGCGACCAGAAACTGACCCGCAACGCGATGGAGACACTCGACGAACTCGTCCAGCGTTTCCCGGAGAGCAAATATTCCCGCGACGCCCTGCTGAAGATCGATCTCACCCGGAACCACCTTGCCGGCAAGGAGATGGAGATCGGCCGCTTCTACCTGCGCCAGGGCAAATATCTCGCTGCCATCAACCGCTTCAAGAAAGTGGTCGAGGACTACGACACCACCGACCAGGTGCCCGAAGCGCTGCATCGCCTGACCGAGGCCTATACCGCCCTCGGCCTTCACGAACAGGCCCAACGGACCGCGGCCGTACTCGGACACAACTACCCGGGCAGCGAGTGGTACGAGGACAGCTACGCGCTGGTGACCACCGGCAGCAGCCGTGGCGGCGGCAAGGACGACGGCCTCCTCGGTCTCGGGCTCTGGGTTTTCTGACCTGACATGCTGACCGGCCTCACGATCCGCGATGTGGTGCTGATCGACAGGCTCGACCTCGCTTTCGGGCCCGGCCTCTCCGTGCTGACCGGCGAGACCGGTGCCGGCAAGTCGATCCTGCTCGACGCGCTCGGCCTCGCCCTCGGCGCGCGGGCGGACAGCGGCCTGGTGCGCAACGGCGCCAAGCAGGCCGTCGTCACGGCAAGTTTCGAGGTCTCCGACGGCCACGGCTCGGCGGAAATCCTCGAGGAGATGGGGATCGAGGCGGACGGGCCGGTGATCCTCCGCCG
This region includes:
- the lpxC gene encoding UDP-3-O-acyl-N-acetylglucosamine deacetylase; the protein is MISQQTLKTSISCTGVGLHGGVDCVMTLHPADADHGIVFKRTDVSGKDPLVPARWDMVHDATMCTRLQNGDGVSVSTVEHLMAAFAGCRIDNALIEIDGPEVPIMDGSSEPFVLLIECAGIRKLPAPRKAIRVLKRVSAADDKRHIELSPDDHFSVNFEIEFDSAAITEKQLDVKLVNGTFNEKISGARTFGFMQDIDRLRAAGLGRGGNLDNVVIVDGDRILNEGGLRFKDEFVRHKILDCVGDLYLAGAPILGRVDASKSGHLFNNKLLRELFADESAWELVEMTPEMAAADHDHPLLAATA
- a CDS encoding outer membrane protein assembly factor BamD, whose amino-acid sequence is MKFAYGGLGPLRLKRLALLACALALVACSSKEEKLEYVERPVEELYNEAVDTALDGDYKKAAPLFDEVERQHPYSVWATQAQLMAAYSLYQSNKYDDAISALDRFIQLNPSNQNVDYAYYLKGLSYYEQIVDVGRDQKLTRNAMETLDELVQRFPESKYSRDALLKIDLTRNHLAGKEMEIGRFYLRQGKYLAAINRFKKVVEDYDTTDQVPEALHRLTEAYTALGLHEQAQRTAAVLGHNYPGSEWYEDSYALVTTGSSRGGGKDDGLLGLGLWVF